The DNA window GTAGCTACTTTGATCTTTTGGATTTATGCTCTCTTATCTTGAGTAAGCCACTGCTCAAGACATGTGTACTCTGCCTGATTCtctgtacttttaaaaatacttttaaaatgctGATAGCTCTACTTTTAAATTCCTGAATTATCTCATGGTCAAAGCCTTGATCATGAGTGTTGGCATAAGTCTTGAGATTAGTGAGTAACTCAAAGCAGCTACCTTCAGTTTTAACACACAGGCCTCAGTGTTTCAAATTTACTGCCTTTTCTTCCAAGAAAAAAATGCATACAGCCTTCTCCTTGAAGCAAGTCCTACCCCTTTTTAATGTCTTTCCCATCACTATGAAGGATATCCTGCCCTCCACTCATGACTGAAAATGGCCCCCAGATGTATGCGTGATTTTTGTGGCCATCCTAGTATTGGTTCTGAGTAAAACAAATGGCAGTCATGTATCATTCATGGCTGTCTGCTTGGAATTATACAAAAATCTGAGAGAAAACAGGAAGAAGGGAGCATAGGTTATGACCTTTTTTAAGGAAATCAAAATGAAGGGCCCAATCCCAATCCTAACAAAGCCACAAAGTGGCCTCgtttttgctttgaatttaacatacCAGTATGATTGTTATTCATTCATTGTAAAACTATTAAATCAATCATTTTGATGGATTGTGAGTTCTGTGCAGAATAGATGTTTTAGAGACCAAtttgtactctctctctctctctctctctctctctctctctctctctctctctccatgtttATACCTTTATACAGGTAATGCTTTCTAATCCAGAACTGGAaaatgcagtgaatgtggaagCAGCAGAAATGCTGAAAAATAACATATCCTTGTACAGACAAATGGTTATACAATGTGTTAGAACTAGCCAGCACCTAGAAGGTAATACTGTACTTGCTTTGTTATTACCCATAAATagaattttgtttcttttaaaactccttctttaaaaaacagtttattGTATACTCAACAGTAAATTTATATTAGTATGATTGGTAATTTAATGTCAACAAACACCAGTTAGGGAATacgctgggccaaattcagagcgAATGTACACGGTCCTATAAATGACACCTTGGTGAGTGAGCCCCAGTGTAATTTATATAGTGATATTAGGGAAAGTCAGATTTGTTGCAGGAAAAGTAAGTAAGAGGAAGGGCGTTAGATGAATCAGGGAGCCAGAGAGCAGAAATACTGCTATCCTTATCATGACTTGCCTGCCTAATATGAATTGTACTCGCCTGGTAAATCTTCATGAGAATGGCATTTAATGTGCTATGGTTATGCTATACAATGACGAGCCTGCAAAAGCAACTACAACTAGGGTAAAAATTGGGGCAGAATTTGGGTCAGTATATTTAATGTTGTTGGTGCAAGCAGGGCATGTGGCAGATATGAAAGGTGAGTACTGTGGCTGTACTTGCTCTCAATGCGCCAAATTCCGGTCCACTCTGACCACTGTATGCCACGCAAGTGCCACAGAGTGGCTGTATTCTGGCAATAATGGGTCGGTGCCTATAGGAGAATTTGCCTGTTGCAGAGGACATTGCTGCTGGTACAAAGCTATCAGAAtctgctgctgttccagctgcctACCCAAACCTCTGGAGTACTGTGTGGGACAGCTGCACTCCTTTTGGCAGGGACAGGAGGAGTAGTGCACATGCAGAGGGGAAAGAAACCCAATATCTGTACCATAGTGCTGATGTGGTGGGTTGTTAATTGTATGAGAACTGGGGGAAAATATAGGACCAGATCTTTATCTGATGttaatcaacatagctccattgaagtcaatggaactgaaCCATTTTACAGGATCTGActcataaagattttttttaaaatgtccatctTCTCCTTTGCAGACCTTTCTAGCACTGGGAAAGATTGTGCTTCTTCTCTGAAGTATTACTTGCCCTCTGAAGCATCTTCTCGGGGCCATGTCAGGTAAGTTATGATGAACTaagaaatcttggccccactaaagccaatgagagttttgcctgtgactttagtagggccaggatttcacacctaTTGTGCTAGACTCACTCTAAATGCTAGTTCCTGGAGATAGGGTGGGGTAGATAGCTTCAAACCCTAACACGAAGGGAATTCACAGGTGACCAGATACAATCAGATTCTGGAGTGGTGCAAAGGGGCCTGAATTAGGAAGAGAACCTGGCCCATATGTTAGCTTGAAATTTAACCTCAGAATTATTTCAGTGGTAATGTCATGCACAACTCTAGCACTatagaaataaatacaaaataaaaacaatctaGTGTATTCTAGAAAGAATTCATTGGTTTCCCTAtactattaaaataataaaataaataaattgtacaTAAATATGTTTCATCCCCTGGAATAAATGTCATTGACTAGGTCAAACCAAAATAACACTTGACTTACCAATGACACAATTCCTGGCTATGCTCCTGTAGGTGAAGAACTCATTTCAGTTGGACATAAGACTTACTGGCAATAACTGTGAAGGCAACTGCTTGCCGGATGTTTCCATAAGAAAGTTAAATAATTGGGAATATCCATTaacaggaaaaagaaaataattgccCCTTTTGGGATATAGCTCTTAATACAACCTGAGCCCAATGTTGCTCCTTCTGAAGttatcagtggaagttttgctgtTAACTACAATGGAAGTGGGATCATTAAGTTTTGCATGAACTTCAGAGGATACTGAATTAGAACCATTACAAAAAGAATGAACAGTATTAGTTTGTCACCAACATATTATGGATCAATCCCACCTTCTTTGGACacccaaaacttccattgactgaaGTGAAAGTTCTGGGTCTGGAATGGAAGATACTAAGGGTCAAGGTCCATAATGGAATTATTCCCTTTTCAGGATATAGCTTTAAATATTGGTAAAAGCAAAACACCTCTGAGGAGCTGCTTTTGACATTTTACAGGACCTCAAAGGCTAGGGTGTGGCGGGAGGACGCCGGATATATAAAAATAATGGTGGTCATTGAGCTCAAGGGTCCATGTTTTCTCTCGGGCTGGTTTCCTTCCTCTCAACTTCACTATTGCCTCCTGAATGTCTGACAGCAATGGGGTTGCAGCGGTTTTCCTGGTTCACACGTACAATTATCTCTTGTTATTTATAACATTATATAGAATTACATATACTGATTTGTTTTATTTGACTTTTTTgagtgtaactttagcgccctcatggccaagatggagtctgctctgcaggcagctctggccaagagaaggcgcgcacaggaatgcagcaggagaaatcccttccaccccaggggcacctgttccaaaccccccagagtgaacaccccccccccacaggaaaagtacaatggctataagaaagggaaatatttatttacagagggatgagaggagaaaaacaacaaggggaaatataggggagcagtagaacagggctgcatccaaaccaaggccccaggggcccagtggtagcacagtctggaaggacagacaccgagcaatgtgtctgcacacagagttcaggagtcctgagcaaagttccagtccagtagtgagtcttgggtgctcctggtcgtctttcccccaacaaacccctccggtgccctcttctgccgctctctgcaaagccacaaagagcgaccacctccccacttaactagccagcagcctccctccttgttcccaatgcagagtcacaagccccagtactcacagccccacgcagctctgggcagcagtgatactgggtccagctccggcctgtctttctcgggcgattcctccctggcacagtgctcctcctggctcctgtcctgatGTGTCCCCGATCGGCCGCCCTGCCCTTCCCAGGCTTCAGacaggttctctgctgcttcctttgcgagggcctgcgggctgctgcctctctctctctccgagctCCAgagccccccctttttttcctccttttttctcactctccccctctcacctaggaaaaagatttaaaggggccatgctctctaaaccccacaGGGGTTACATGAGGATTAAATTGTAAAGGTATCTTTATTGAAACAAGAGCACCTAGCGCAAGACAATACAGTACATAATGAAGAGCCAAGCAAGACAATACATTTGTGGGGTTCCAAGTCCATGTATTCCAAAAGCTGATGCCATCGGGTAGGATTCTCAAAAGCACCCAGTGTTGGCCTAACTGCactcactgagggcttgtctacactgtgcttTACTTCGTATACATTTAATCCACACTAGCATGTTGCACACCAACTGGCCTACTGCTCCACaggaccctgctggcatgcactagACGTTCCCTACTGCATGTTAACAtattactgtttgaaatgggactacatTAACATGTACTAGGGATCATCTAATGCATGCCAGCATGGTCCTCATAGGCCAGTTAGCATGACACATAGTGTGAACTAAAATTTACACCCCTCTGGTGCAGACTAAAGcaacatgtagacaagccctgacacacagggtaaaactcccactgatttcagtgggggcaGAGGTAGGCCGACACTGGGTGTCTGaaaattattagtagtagtagtagtactgTAGTAGCGCCTGCAAGCCCCACTCCCGGACcaagaccctattgtgctaggtgtggTACACAGGTAGAacgaaaaagacagtccctgccccacagagctaaTAATCTAGGTAAAATCACCTCCACCACGTTCAAACAAGAGTTTACTTAGCTacccaaacaatttttttaaaacgtGTAATGGCAAGCGAGATAATACATTTCAAAAGGCTAATTGATATTGAACAAAATAATGTATTGTGGAGATATATTAGTATAAGGTCgcaaccaacttttttttttcctgatttttggcCTTAACCCCCTCTTCTAAATGCCTCAAGCGAAATCTCTGTAATTGATGTCTAGTATAAATGGTCTTTGACCAGATTTTGGGGCCAGAATGAAGTGGTCTGACGTGCTGTTTCTGAGACATGTCACTAACAAAAAAGAtgtctttttctctttttcaaaACTATTTTCATGTTTTTTTATGTTATTTCTGAGGCAGCTGGGCCATGAACCCCTACTCTTGTCTTTATTCTAGAGTCTGTATAGagatttggggtgaaatcctgactccactgaagtcaatgttaaaactcccattgagttgagtggggccaggatttctcctCTTGAGCTTAATCCTTGGTATAGATGAGGGGATGAGGCTGTCTGGGGACTGTATTAGCCTTGGTGCAAGTTACAGTGAGCGCAGAGTTTAACTGGGAGGAGAATTTGGTCTAGTGTGAGTGTGAATAAACCAGATAGTAATGCAATTAATAGTTAAAAAATGCAATATTTAAATAACCACTTTGCTTCATTTATATTGACTATACGTGTAATAGTTTTGAGACTAAAGATATAGCCATAAAACATATAAAGAGGGTTTTAAAAAACTCTACCCTGCGTTGTTTGTTGGTGGGGTATGATAGCTATTTTAGAATGTATATATTCCTTCCCTATTAGCTATATATTCTCTTAACCAGATCTGCTTTATAAATAATCAGAAAATTGGTTCTTTTCTGCTAAACTAATCcctggaaggggctgggggggggcagactaTGAAAATAATCCATCTGGTTGTCTCATAAACTGATAACATGTAAACATAGCTAAAATGTCTTTAAAACATTAGTGTTTGCTCTTGTTTAAGATGGCTGCTTTGACTCTATATTTCTGTCATTTGCGAGCAGCCAGTAATGCAATAATTTAAAACCCTTTTAATTCATTCTGTTGTTTTGTGGAAGGTTATGCATGAAAATCTGTGTTTACTACCAAATTGTCTGATCACCAGAAACTTTACTATGCATTTATATTTTCAGAAGGATTACAACCATTTCGTTTGAAGATTACCACAGGATGTGGTCAGGAATAGCCACATCAAAAGCAGCAGAACATTTTAAAGCCCCATGTAAGATGATATGCCTGATTTAGTAAAATTAAATATAAtggacctgattcttctctcctgctggatTTACACTAGAATAAcaactttgacttcagtggagttgttcctgattgtgagatcagaatcaagctgTATATCTTAAGCATCCACAAattagggtcagatcctcaggtgatgtaaattgacatagctgcaatgacttcaatagaactatgtcggtttacaccagttgaagatcaggcccttattcttatttattattgcactgtcctaggagtcccagtcatggactcTGCCTAGCACAGCGGGTCCAATGTACAAAGATGGAACAAAAAGAAGATCTCTGCCCccaagaacttacaatctaagtaagtTCTTGTTAGGAAGTTTGGAAACCTGGGTTTGTATGGAAGAAAACGTATTAAGAAGTCATTAGTGAAGTGTATACAATTATGATGAGTAGGAAAATGTTTTGGGAGGAGGATAAGATCAAAATAAAACAGATGTGAACTATGGCCAACACAGTGCTCTGATGATAATGCAGTGTTCCACCACCAAAGAATGTTGTAACTAAGTTACCAGCACACTTGGATGCATGACAGTGCTTTAATAGGATTTTAGGGGGATTACTTATCGGAGTTTCGGTCTGCAGAATCAGGtttatattgttatttattatataTTCTAGTCAAAAGAAATGTGTATCATATAATCACCATTTTATGTTCATGCATTTCAGTGGTCATTTTTGTCCTATTTTGTTGTTTTATTCATAATAGTTTAAAAATGCACATATAGTGTTGCCATCCACCTAAGACAAGAGATCAAAATTTGCTCTCAATTACACTAGTGTTTatcagagtaactccactaagTTTCATGGAATTACTTCAAATTTACCCCATTTTAACTAAGGTCAGAGTCTGGCCCAGGGACCTTATTAATAGCAATTATGTAGTTGTTAATGGTTGAGGTCCTGATTCCATTGCAGTTGATAGCAAAAGTCTCATTGACTGTAATAGTGCAGGATTCTGCTATAAATTTCTCTAAGTCACACATATGCTTGTACTACTCTGATATTTAATATTTCTTTGGGGAATGTGATGATTGGTGCATCTTTTTCTCTAACTGTAACTTTCTGTAATTATGCCATTATAGTGTTTGAAGATCCAACATTTATAGGGAACTGCTATGGCTGGAAGGCAAAAAATGTGAAAGAAACAGGAGACTGGGATGAGAATACGTAAGTGTCTTAAATCCACTGAGCTTAATTTGCTATATATTTAGAGCCAGGGTCTTTGCATATGCAGTGGCAACATTTGAACTGTAGTGCTTTTGTTATAGTTTCAGGCTGTTCATATTTGTACCCTATAAAATGTTACCAGACTGTTGATAATTGTTCTGAACTGTGTCTTTGATTTTGAGGTTTAGGGCCACATCCCACCCTGTGTCGTGTGGATGGTCTGAGGGTAGAGGGAATTGGGAACAGAAGCAGTGTAGGATTACTACCTAGTAATGTGCAAGAAAGTTCTAGGACAAGGCTCTActagaattagggtgaccagatagcaactgtgaaaaaacaggatagggagtggggggtaataggcacctatataagaaaaagtcccccaaaacgagactgtccctttaaaaacgggacatctggtcaccgtaatTAGAATGGATGCATGCTGCTTTTTTAGGGACCCGCAGTAAGGTGAGCCTCTTGAACACCAGAATCACTCTGAGACGCCTATAGATTCTCCACCGCTTCCTTCCACCCTGCCAAACACAGCTCAGACAAGtagtcagctgaggatctggatcaAGGCCCTTAAATTTTGAGTGCCCGCTCACATTTTTCTCTAAGTTCCCCTGTGACTGAAACCCTGTTTCCAACTGCGTTTGTAAGGAAAAGGCAAAGCAAAATGCAAGGTCATTGTGCTGCCCTGTAATCTTTCAGATCAAACGGGACTTTCTCACTCTTTTTATTGCTTCTGAAGCTTTACAACCGGCCAAAAAGTTAGGAACCCCTTTTACCATTCAAATCCTATTTGCCTTCAGCATGAACGGGTAATTTCAGGTTGAATTTGAAGGACAGCAAGTTCTTAACTCAAATTAAAAgcttatttttctttctgaagaAACCTCTAGAATATAAGGTTAATTTTCCTTTGACATGACTTccttgttttatttcctttaacAGAACTCCTTTGTTTTGTATGTTTGATAATTGTTTCATTATGTAGTGCCACAGCATCCTCTATGACCCaagaaaatattcagaaaaaCCAGGAACTTGCCCTTTTAAACTCATCTGTCCATTTTTGCATATGGTTTAACAGTCAGGAGTTGTTTCAGAAAACTGTCTTTTTCACTGTCAAGCATAGCACATTTTTCATGTTAGTTTCATTGGAGCTGGAAAGGAAATTACTGTGTGGTTTCTTTGGGAGGGAGTGGGTAGAGGAGGGAACCTATTGGTTTGAAATCTCACTGCCATCTGGTGGTAGGAGACCATGTActtttaacagattttttttctgtctttgaaCTTCTGGGTTTGATTATTCAAAAGCAGGTTCAAATGCCCGGAACCAGGTTCAAACAGAGTTACCTCTCATACAGTATTCTTTCCCCAATTGCAAACAGCTCACAAAACATGTTTGTGCTTTAAAGCTTGCAATATGTCCTTCACTCATAGCATTGGGTAGGAAAGTAAGAGGCCAAATTTTCTGACATCAGTGCAGAAACAACCTTAATTGTTGGCTATATAATCATATAGTTTATGTTTTCTTATTAAAGTTGTAGCTCATTCATGAACCATTATAAAGTAGATTGCAACacaatttatttttgtataaCACTATTCAGATAAAAATATTACAAGATCTTTCACAGCTGATTATGTACATTCATTTACTACACTAGTGTGTACATAATTAGTGTTGAGTCAAATTCAGCTCTCGGTTACAAAATCTGGACTAACTCTGCTGAGCCTATGATTCACCCTGGAGTAACAGACAGCTGAATGTGGCACATCATCGCTAGATAAGATAGTTGCCAATTTTGGTCAGATGAattcctggaagtttcatcacatgatataatctttaattaaagattaatctttaattcctggaggctcCAAGGCAATCCTGGGGGGTTGGCACCCCATAGGGCAGTGATACAGAGAGAATGGTTGATCACAAGCGACACCCAGGTACATGATATGTTGTTTATAATTTTAGTGATTTTATAAAATCATAGGCCTGAAAGCAGAGATGGATCTTGAAATGGCATTTAAAGCAGCCAGAGAGTCAGGGCAGATGGATAAATCTTCTGATAGTGACGGAAGGAAGATAGTGTGCAGGGACAAAAGGAGTGAACAGTAAAGAATTACAGTAAAGAATCAACTGCTAGaacatcctccctgattgatctaacctcattatctctagcttgcttcttgcttgcttatatatacctgcccctggaaatttccactacttgtagccgaagaagtgggtattcacccacgaaagctcatgctgcaaaatgtctgttagtctataaggtgccacaggattctttgctgctagtaaAGAATTAGTATCTGGAGGGCATGTGGAATGGCCTGGAGTGTTGGAGGATCTTGAAAATTAATGGTTAGGTTTTAGGTCAGAGTGAAGTTTTCCGAAGATGAGAATAAAAGGAATAATGAAGTTCCCCAGCACACAGCTATAGGCCCCCCCGTTCAGCAAAGAACTTGAGCACAAGctttcagctgaggatctcagagtgctttactAATTAATGCAGCTGCACAATTCCCCTGTGTGGCAGGTGACTCCATTACCTTCATTTTgtacatgaggaaactgaggaagCAGAGAGGTTACGTGACTTAATGTGGTAACGAATGTGTAAAGATTGATCCTTTTGTATTTTTCCTCCTCTGATATGAAAAGGTATTCCAATCATGTAGACTAACTGAGCACCATTTCCTTTTTAAACTTCAGTGCTGCTGGGTTACTTCACAAGAAAAAGTACATAAAGCCAATACActtctatatatatttttttattttttaactcttcCTACCTGAAAACAGTGGTGCAATATTATTAATCAAAAGCTAAAACCTTGTTTGCCACCTTGTGGCTGGAAAGAGAATGCATTGAACAAATGTTCTTTTTATGTGGTTGAACTTTCAATTTCATTTTATCCAAGATAAATTAAAAGTCCCATTAATAGCAGCCCATTCTATAGCCCTTTCCCCATTGCAAAGGGATCATAAATGTTCTGGAAAGTATGAATATATCAAATATTCTCTACCAGCCAAGAGAAAATAACAAGACATTAAAAAACCATTGGAGTAGCATCCTGTTATGCCAATGTTTTAAAGTACATCATACTATGAATGTAATTACTCCAACAGGTACTTACTCACACACTTAGTTATATTCTAATGGTGCAGACAGAAAGTGGAGAGAAGTCTGAGACATTAACAATAGTAAATGAATCCTTGAGGCAAAACGTGAGTGTAGGTGTGATGTAGCAGGGTACAATCCAGATTAATGAGTAGCTGTGCCACCCCTGGcctgtaacctggggtgccctgtACAATGCTTTGTGGCTCACAAACAGTCTCCAGCACGTAAGTCACTCGCAGCTATGTCTCTGTGTGTGATGCAGCCAGCTAGCCACACTTGGTTCTTACCAGCCTTAAGGAACACCagccccaacacactcccagtgtTAAATTTTCCCTGAGAAACACGTCTtgtgctgcccagccctctcctgggcagtgCAAATATACTGAGTccgttattcctttaagggaataatatgcacacGACTTGTTACCCCAAATAGAGTTACCCAGAAACTTCAACCTGAACAGACTGTTTGTTTTAtctaaaacagtaaaacaaaattattaactacagagagagattttaaatgactacaagtaatgaggcataaaagtcagaaatggttaccagGAAAATAAAGAGAAGACATTTACTAATGCCTAAGTTAACAAACTAAGttagattcaagcaaagtttctcaccacttGCTTCAGCAGATTACTGATCAAACTctcaggtcaggaccccttctccAGAGTCCCGTGcctgcttcctttgtctcttcaggaaTAGTGAATGTGATAGGCAGGAAAAGAGAAAGGGGTGCCACAGGGTTTTTGTCCCTCCTTTTATAGTTTCagccccctcttgaaaaacatttccacttGAGACCCAGGAGCCAAAGAGTCTATATGGAAGGATATTCCCTCCTCTTTTTTTCCATCTGTCAtctgttttgctttgtttccaTTCCTGCTTGATGATTCTGTTACCCcctaaatgcaaattaagcagagcatacattcctttgtttaggacagacctttttgccaacttctgtttggGTAGTGCTGTGGcatttggaacatgtgttaataacaccatacaggggaatcttataacttcacatacaatgttgtcacacgtattttatcaggacaatactgaccagcaaattatgagttttcggATGATGTATTGCAAAGCATACTTTATACAAAGAATATAAAAATAGTGTGCAGGGTTTGAATACAGTGGTGCATTCTGTTCCAGTAGGAAACAGAAACAATTACTTTTTAGACTTGCACTTAATCCACCCTTCCCATTGGACACCCCTTTACCTTTTCAATCCACTGCTTTGCACTTTCTGTCTCCAAACATAACCTGTTTAAAATGGCAGGCAAGTTTTTTGAatgagaagactgaaagggacaTTGTCAGCTTAAAAATCATACCATGTGCTAGAAATTCACGTTTTTGTACTTGTGTCACAAGTAACACCTCAAATTATTAAAGTGCAGGGAACCTTAAGTGCACACCAGCAGGTCTACATGGACTAATTAATGCACAACCCATTAgtatgctttagaaatcacaccccagtAGAGTGCATTACCCgaccagtgtagacaagctcagTTTTACATACGTCTATAAGGCTCAATTCTGCAAAGTGCCAAACACTCCGAccctgatctagcaaagcacttaagcacatgattaactttaattatgtgagtaatcccattgactttagtggaactATTCACATGTTTAAAATTATGCATGTGCATTAATTTACTTCTGTTTCTGCTTACAGATACAATGCTATTGTCTCTCAACTCATCAGAAAGCAAAGGCAACAAAcaacagatgggaaactgataGAAATTAGGAAAATGGAACAGGACAACAACCTGCTTTACCAAACTCCAGGTAAAGAATCAGTACCATACAATGTAATGTTTCTGATATGTGCACGTAGAACCTGATTTACTgttcacttacactggtgtaaatcagaattaGCTCCATTGTATTTTAAAACCTATGTGAAATTTGAATCGGGTCTGAAGAGTGTTGGCATTATGGACCCAATCCTGCTTCTGTTGAGGGTAAAACTCCAGTTGACGTTGATGGAATAGTATCAggttccagggccgcccagagtgaggggcaagtggggcaatttgccccggggccccgcaggggcccccatgagagtttttaggggcccctggagcggggtccttcactcactccgggggccctggaaaactctcgtggggcccaggccGCTGGAGCTTCTTctactccgggtcttcggtggcaattcgctggcggggggtccttccactccaggacccgccgccgaagtgccccgaagacccgggcGGGGGGTCCTTGC is part of the Mauremys mutica isolate MM-2020 ecotype Southern chromosome 8, ASM2049712v1, whole genome shotgun sequence genome and encodes:
- the UBE2U gene encoding ubiquitin-conjugating enzyme E2 U isoform X3, producing MHSRAYFLLEREYLEYKEANIFGIFVIPSKDNLLEWLAEVQGLKDSLWEGAVLQLSIKYTEEYNSVPPTLIFNTIPFHPNVDQHSGRPCIDFLDNPKEWNGKLTMSSILLAIQVMLSNPELENAVNVEAAEMLKNNISLYRQMVIQCVRTSQHLEDLSSTGKDCASSLKYYLPSEASSRGHVRRITTISFEDYHRMWSGIATSKAAEHFKAPLFEDPTFIGNCYGWKAKNVKETGDWDENTYNAIVSQLIRKQRQQTTDGKLIEIRKMEQDNNLLYQTPGCAVNIGTPV
- the UBE2U gene encoding ubiquitin-conjugating enzyme E2 U isoform X1, with the translated sequence MHSRAYFLLEREYLEYKEANIFGIFVIPSKDNLLEWLAEVQGLKDSLWEGAVLQLSIKYTEEYNSVPPTLIFNTIPFHPNVDQHSGRPCIDFLDNPKEWNGKLTMSSILLAIQVMLSNPELENAVNVEAAEMLKNNISLYRQMVIQCVRTSQHLEDLSSTGKDCASSLKYYLPSEASSRGHVRRITTISFEDYHRMWSGIATSKAAEHFKAPLFEDPTFIGNCYGWKAKNVKETGDWDENTYNAIVSQLIRKQRQQTTDGKLIEIRKMEQDNNLLYQTPVPKSQAAGEKRPLSKEEEPWESEVDNLVAWTNTLCAKGLED
- the UBE2U gene encoding ubiquitin-conjugating enzyme E2 U isoform X2 — translated: MHSRAYFLLEREYLEYKEANIFGIFVIPSKDNLLEWLAEVQGLKDSLWEGAVLQLSIKYTEEYNSVPPTLIFNTIPFHPNVDQHSGRPCIDFLDNPKEWNGKLTMSSILLAIQVMLSNPELENAVNVEAAEMLKNNISLYRQMVIQCVRTSQHLEDLSSTGKDCASSLKYYLPSEASSRGHVRITTISFEDYHRMWSGIATSKAAEHFKAPLFEDPTFIGNCYGWKAKNVKETGDWDENTYNAIVSQLIRKQRQQTTDGKLIEIRKMEQDNNLLYQTPVPKSQAAGEKRPLSKEEEPWESEVDNLVAWTNTLCAKGLED